Genomic window (Vulpes lagopus strain Blue_001 chromosome 6, ASM1834538v1, whole genome shotgun sequence):
AAATTGAGGCTTTCATAATgataaattttagtcattttcagTGTTCTCAAAATGTACAAAAGCATTTAATGAAAGTTTTGATTTTACGGAATGGAAGGAGATAGCCTTGTTATACATGTGCCTACAAGATAGCTGTCATTGCTGCCTTCCATATAAAAGAGGTTAAAATGTAGGCCtaccataaaaataaacttttcagaGTGTGGGATAAGAAGAATATCCTTCTGTAACTTGGAAATACGTTGAAGAATGAAAAGGATTACAATAAAGTAGAAATGTATATGCGTTTCTCTAAAATTGACGATCTCTGAAGAGGCTAGAAGAGGCATAGAAAAGGATGAACTGATTGCACTTGAGTTTGATGGGATTTGTAAGTTGTAATAAAAACTCATATAGTGAGAAATGACTCATTTTTTAGAGATAAAGACTGCTCCAGAactccaaaggggaaaaaaaaacccgcTGCCAGAAAAAGACACCAAGTTAACCTggacttcttaatttctttactaCATTGTAACTTACTTGGACTCCAACTTCAGTTTCATAAATCTCAATTACCTCTGtgctttaaaactatttttcctgAGAAAGGTTGAAATTATGATGGCATTTAATGTGttttagaatacttttaaaatatgggtTTTTAAGACCTGGATGGTCTATATCAATAGATACAACGGACCTAATTAATTGACAAAGGGCTAATCTGTCAAAATGACCCCATGGAAACAAGTGTATAGACATTTTTTGGAGAGCCGGAAACTAACTTCTACAAATCAAAAAATCTACTGGTTGGAAGTAAAATCCTCAGTGTTCCATGTCTACATGCTTTTATTAAGATGATATTTAGCTTGATGTCATCACATTGGACTGATACTTAGACTGAGTCATGTGGGCCTGATAAAAGCAAAACTGCAAGTCAACTGAATTTTATGTTTAACTGCTCAGTTTtactattacattaaaaaaaagaagtgtgttcTAAAGGTTGTGTGTTCTAAAAGAACTATTATTGGAAAAGGAACACATACTAAAAATATGGGACATAAGGATAAaggtcattattattttaattaaatacaggTAATACCTGTCTAATTAGTCTTATTGGTTTacatgcttcttcttttttttttaaattaaatttacttgttcatttgagagagagagagcatgaacaggtaAGGGGgaacgggcagagggaggagggagaaacaaattccctgctgagcagggaactggacATGGTTCTCtgtcccaagaccttgggatcatgacctgagccaaaggcagacacttaacaggctAAGCCATCCCGGCGCTCCAGTTTAcacacttcttttaaaaagtcttacatttgggatccctgggtggcgcagcggtttggcgcctgcctttgacccagggcgtgatcctggagacctgggatcgaatcccacgtcaggctcccggtgcatggagcctgcttctccctctgcctgtgtctctgcctctctctctctctgtgactatcataaataaataaaaattaaaaaaaaaaaaaaagtcttacattTATATGTCTTAGAATACACAATAAACTAAGGCATCTATGggcaactgattttcaacaagggtgccaagactgTTCAGTTGGGGGGGAAGAGTAGTCTTTTGAATAAATGCTGCTGGGACAGCTTATTATTGTTCTAATCAACATAATTATGTTAATAGCAATAACATGCCATTGCTTAAAAGTATTTGAAAGTGAATAATACAGAATGAtgtctaattaaaaataaacacctattttccatatttttgttaaagcaataaaatataattatgttaattataattatatattgtgTATAATAAATGTATTCTATGCATTTATAATATAACGTATATTATATACGAAATCTAGAATGTCTGGGTGCTCCAGGTTGGAACTTTAAAAAGTTTGTGAGTTAACCCAGTTAATCCCCATCTTAAGTCTACAAGATAATATGGTTTTCTCCACCAActtatggatgagaaaacagaggctcagagacataaATTAACTTGCCTAAAATGACAACATAATAAatggaggatttttttcctctctcccattAAGGTTCATCTACTTAGCTCTCTCCTTTTTAGGGGTTGATTGCACATGGAAATGCCCATTCTCCTTAATTAATACAGGGTTCAGGACTTACTAGTCCACAGTAatgagtgtgcatgcacacgtgtgcatgtgtgtgtgtgtgtgtgtgtgtgtgtgtgtgtgtgtggtttggcCAGCAGTATACTCTAAAATGAGGAACCcaggtttctgttttctctggaaaactcGGATGGTCTGGAGACCCTGAGCCCGCATACCTCCGCAGTAGCTGTTGCTGACCGGTAGCTGGCTGTTCAGGCGGGACATTCATCTCCAGTTTGCCCagtttcccctctccctttggcTTGTGTCCATCCAGCTTTATTCAAGGACATTACACTCACTTCAAAGTGGCAGCAGATGATAACGATAAAGAGTCTGGCTCTGCAGCCAGACGggggttcaaatcccatctcTGCTATTTTATAGGCTTTTtaactttggacaagttacttaacctatCTGTGTATGGGTTTCTTCAGTAAAAATAGCGTAATAAAATTATGCTAATATTAGCATCTTCTCCATAGGGTTTTTTGAGGATTTGAAGTGATAATTCAAGTAAAACCCTTAGGACACTCTTTGGCATGCTTTGGCGTGTTTCCTATTACTGTTATTACTGCCTGTCACCTGGTAACCACCTCAGTGTGCATCCCCTGCTGTAAAGGAAACCTCTTCCCTCTGCAGTCAGAGGTACAGCCCCAGCCACACAATGAGAACAGATCACAATAGTCCAGCAGCTATGCTTTCTGGGTTAGTCCATCCTAAGTAATTCCACACACATGGACATCACTCATCCGGCGCACACTGAGGTAAACCAGAgccaaattacttatttttttaaatttaaattcaatttaatagtCCCTATTCTAAAGGGAAGATCCTGCCTCatgtccttccttctgttttcagCTTCCCAGCTCTAGATACCCTCCACATGATTAACCAAAAAGGAACAAGCAACAGTTGGCAAGGTAGTGCTCACTAAATTCACACAGGCAAGCAACAGCATTTCTTCCACCTTCACCTTGAACCCCTCCCCAAGGAAGTTAGAGTCTCAGAGACAGCTCTGATGCAAACACACTCAAGAGGGCCTATTACCAAAAACAATACCGGCCACTCCATCTAATCATCTGAATCATGTTAAGGGTGATGCCCCTTAAATCCACCCCCCCAAGATATGAAACCAACTCTCTACCTCTTTGAGGACTGATAAAATGCTGGCAGTTTATAAAAGATTCCTAAAGAATCTTAAAGATCTGGCTTTAACTGGTTATATGTAGATATTAATttagattataaatataattttaacaaaatacatcTACTCTACATATTTAACCCTTAAAATctgttctttcacttagcactataTTACTAATATATTTGGTGTCACTGCATTTACTCttacaatgttatttttattggttttatggTATCCAGCTGTGAGAATGTAATCAATTCTCTAGTCTCAGACATCTGGACTATTCCCTGATTTTCGCTAAGACAACAATGAGGTGATAAACaccctcatgaataaaatttggaCAGCAACTTCATTTGTTTAACCTGGGAATTTTTACTATGTTCCTCTAAGTAATGCTCACCTGTGAAAATCTGCTTGTAAGGAGtaacaaaatgttaaaacatCCTAATTTGTACATTCCATCTACTTCCTGTTAGACCCTAACAGACAGAGAAGCTATTAGTTATCTACATCTACTATGTGTtctgtactttcattttttacttaaatcGCCCAACAGCCTTTTGCAATGggcattattatcttcatttaagAAATGAGGCTCAAAGGAGTAATGTCCAAGGCCTCAGCTAGTTAATAGCAGAAAATTTGAATTCTTGTTGGTCTGACTTAAAAGTTCAGGGACTTTCCTTAACACCATATTCCTGAAAAGATTTCATAATTCAATTTTTGTATAGACCCAACAATATTTTAGATGCTGTGAGGAAGATGACCATTTAAGACTGTCAGTGAATGAATTTGCAAAATGAATAACCACTCACTAAAAACTGATAGAAACTGAATGTTTTGTTACAAAGTAGCTGAAGTCAAGAGgtatttctaatttcctttgatCCTAAATACATATTACTTTGTACCATCTGCTCTGGGATGGATGCATGCTCAAGTTAAATCCCATGTTGTTCCTTAGCGCCCACCAAAGCTCTCTGAGAGGTCTCTATTTGCGAGTCTGACTCCCTGTTCTTATACTCCCTGTTAACCTAGGTTAACTTTTCTCTGTTAGTTGTTGTAAAAAACATACATACTAATACCAACATACTTTAGGCTtaacaaaaaacacatttaaagagTATGCCACGTTAATTGTACTTCAGGATTGTGGAATCTAAATTCTGGATGATTCCTTTCTGCCCACTCCTTCATCTTAATCTGTCCATCTTCTggaaattgaagaaagaaaaatacatcttaTTCACCCAACTGGTCAACTCCCGACACTGAATTTGTTGATTTGTAGTTTAGCAGTTACTACAACATTGACACTGCCTTCCAGAAGAGTTGAGCCTCTCATGCATTGGTCATCCTTGGCACGTATCAGTTAGGATAGGTTCATCTGCAAGAAAGAGTACcttaaattataagaaattttcttgtttcttaaaaaagattccCTAGGTGGACAGTTCTACGTAACTCAAAAATGTCATTAAAGATCCAGTTCCTTTTCACACTTCAGCAACAGCATCCTGAGCCTGGTGGCTTTTTACCCTCATGCTGTCAGCTCAGTGTCACCAGGTGGCTAGGCTACCACAGCTCTAGGCATTAGGTCTTCATACTACattcaaagatgagaaaaaggaagcaaaggaaaaacacCTTTCCTATTCATCAGGAAGGAagtgttttccagattttttcctaTGCCCATCATGGGAACTGGATCACATGGCCATCTCAAACAGCAAGGCAGGCCGAAAAGTGAGTATCTGGCAAAGGGGTTTACGATTCTCATGACTGGCATAagtataaataaatctatatttattaAGCCTTTTTACTCCCACCTTTGTGGtgctttttaaactctttttctctTACTGTGGTCAAGGCTAAAGAAGGAGGAAATGACTGTTGGATGGGCAGCTAACAGTGTCTGTTCCTCATGTGATAATGGCTCCTCATGTGACCCTCTGCAGTCTGATAAGTAAGAAAGACAATAAAGTTACATATATGCTATGATTAGGGCTGGTCAAGAAGTGGGTTGGGTTTATGTTTGGCTCCTGCTTTCACCTCGCCacagtaagaataaaaaagataacgAAGACACCCACATTGTAAGACTACAAAAGCtgattaaaattttccatagGGCGAATTCATTACAAATGCCATTAAGAGACTCATGTGAACCTAAAATGAAGCTGAAGTTATGGTTCTGAGTCAGGCAGAGAACAGCTCATCTTTGATAGTATCTTCGCCAGAGACAGCTCTCCTCATCTCTTATGACTACGAATTGGCCCAGTTCCCTGGTTAAAAGGCCTACTTACTAAGGCAAAGTCAGGACGTGTGACATGATATGGGTggccaaaaaatttttttaatgccatttgtgtgtgtgtgtgtatgtgtgtgtgtacgttcCTCAGCAATGTATCCGGCATCGCAGCAAGTCTGTGTGGCCGCTACACATTAAAGAAAATCATCTGCTCTAAAAACCAGTCCCTGGGTCTCTGAGTCTCTCTTGTCCTCTTTCTATGACATCCTCTTATGAATTGGAGTGGAAAGCCAGGAAACCGCCAAGGTCATAATACAACAGTGTTTTTACCTCAGAAAACAACCACATGGGACTTAATTTGGACTTTTGTCCACCCCAACCTCTCTCTGCCTTACTTCTCTTGGTATGGCTGGAGCctagagcccagtgtggggaaTTACAAAAGATACTGTCATTGGGAAAATGACTGCTAActaatgataaatttaaaattaggaTACAGAAATGTAGCTACCAAATGACCTCAGGTAGACCCAAATACATATTAactatatagttatataaaattAGTAAAGTTTTCTAGAATTAGTAACCTTAATAATAGTTATCTCTAGGTGGTGATATTTGGGTGAATTTTCCTCATCCTTTTCTGTATGTATAATTTCCCAACCACAAATATTGTTCTCACAGTTAGGTAAAcatcattgtttttcttctctctctcttttaatcaGCGTCGCAGAAGAAGACGTTATAACAGCTGGTGCTGTCGCCATCTTGAGAAGGAGCAAACCTTCAAAGAGCTGTTTTCTTTACCTCAAGAAGCGCATTTCTCACTGGTGAAGGGAGAATAGCCGATAGATCAAGACCAGAAGTTTTATGATGGTTTCTCAGGGAAGAGACTGCCCAGGGTGCTTTGGGGGCCTGTTCCGTCtgtctccctgctgctcctggcTCTCTGCAGAATTTAGCAGATTAATCACTGTGCTCCATCCCAGACTCTGTtatttttagctttgttgacttcTCCACGGTAGGCAAACAACCGTGCACTGGCCTAAGTACCCTGCAGGTGGGCCAGGGAGCCCTGGCAGAGGGCAGCAGCCCTGCTGCGGGAAGAGGACCGCTCTCCCCGAGGGGAAGAATGGCTTGGTATCTCAGCTAGGAATATTGAGAGAAGACGGAACCAGGCTAAGGGCTCCGGGGACTCCAGGCTGGCTCCACCTAGAATGCTGCCGGGTGTCAACGGCTTTCTGTAAAGAACTGTGCCATCTGTGAAGGAATGGATGCATCATTGCCCTCACCTGGCCTGTGAACTCTTGATGTCATGGCAGCTGGGCCGCCCCTCACTCGGGTACCCTAACTCTGAGTCTGGTGTGACTGCTTTTCCCTTTGGTCACCCTGGCCCATCACCATGGTCACTGCCCAGCATCCCGTTTACCTCACTCGTTGCCACTTTTACCCTGTCTACTTCTTTCCTTCAACCTTTCCTCTGGGGAATTGCTTTAGAGCCTCAGCCTTTTTCTGCATGTCTCACCTTGtgctcttttaattaaaaaaaattttaaggccaCCTTTAAGGTGGAATTGGCAAATAGGAATTGCATATATTTACATTgtacaatgtgattttttaaaagatatacaaTGTGTGACTTCATATATGTGTAAGTTTTCCAGGGATGAGAACACTTAGGATCTACTCTTAGCAAATCTCAGGcatacaatgcagtattatttactGCAGTCACTATACTagacattagatccccagaacttattcttCTTATAACTGAGCTTGCACTCTTTGACCAATGTTTCCTGATATCCCCTGGCTCCCATGAACCACCGTTCTACACTTCGGTTCTGTGAGTTCCACTtctttagattttacatataagtgagatcatacagtattcgcccttgtgtctggcttatttcacttagtataatgccttccaggttcatctatgttgtggcaaatggcaggatttcttttcccttcactcTTTATCATAACAGAAACATGTTCTTTCCCATCAAGACCTAGCCTCTGAACCTCAGAGACCATAACTAGTGTCCAAGGGCAATGACCCAGGTAAGCCCACAATGGCAACCTTGTGGCTGCAGAAGCTCTTGTGAGGCCCAATTCATTTCTGACAATTTGGTGATGTGACAACTTTTCTCCCATAACAAAATGGAACAGGTAGTCCTGAATCAAATCCTCTTACCAACTGTGGACCTTTGGCtaccatctcatgatcctgaagttACAAACATCATGGGAAAAGTCAAACATGCTAAGGACCATTggacagaaattaaagaaaattctcaCTTTTTTAATGATGTGACTGAGCTGCTAAACTACCATGAGATTCACTTTCTTTTGGATTTCTTATGGTTTACGCTGCTGTTGGGTGGGTACTCTATTACTtatggagggaaaggaaaaaatcgTAACAGGGTGTGGGATTGATCAAGGGTTTCTTTAAGTTTGGAAGATAACTTGCACATAtaaatccctttattttttcttttgttatattattattattattatatcattatttgcaaacagataattcttttttttaataaattaatttttattggtgttcaatttaccaacatacagaaaaacacccagtgctcatcccgtcaagtgtccccctcagtgcccatcacccattcctccccaccccccgccctcctccccttccaccacccctagttcgtttcccagagttaggagtctttatgttctgtctcccttcctgatatttcccacacatttcttctcccttcccttatattccctttcactattatttatattccccaaatgaatgagaacatacactcaAACAGATAATTCTTTATCAAATTACCAGTTTATATTTGGGTTTACCTGTAATTTCTGTTTATATCAGTCctattaaaatcaggaataagaaaaagtggttattatttcttctgttattCCACAGTGTTTTATAAGTTTTAGCCAatacaataaggaaataaaatgaaataattactttaaatattggtaaatagtaaaattttaaatttcaaatttgaaGATTGTTTTCTTAGAAAGAGTAAGAAATTTTACCTTaggtctcaatttcctcacctataaaactgATATAATAGTATCTAGCTTTTAGAAATATTGAGGATTTAATGAGCTAATACACATAAAAAACTTAGATAATGCCTAGCCCATTGGTAGTCCTTTTGCTTGTTATTAAAACAACTGAAtaaggtgggacgcctgggtgactcagtcacttaagcatctgtctcttgattttggctgaggccatgatctcagggccatgagatggagccccagattagtctccacactggacatggaaactgcttgagattccctctctctcctggcccctcctctgcccctccctgcaacTCGagcacactcaaaaaaaaaaaaaaaaaagagtaaggtaactggacagaaaattaaaatacaaaaattagtaGTTTTGGGAGCGGTGGATGACCCTACACCTGGCGAAATGGAGCTTGAGGCCATGAGCAGATACACCAGCCCAGTGAACCCTGCCATCTTCCCCCATCTGACCGTGGTGCTTTTGGCAATTGGCATGTTCTTTACCGCCTGGTTCTTCGTTTATGAGGTCACCTCCACCAAGTACACTCGGAATATCTACAAAGAGCTCCTCATCTCCTTGGTGGCCTCACTCTTCACGGGCTTTGGagtcctcttcctgctgctctgggTTGGCATCTACGTATTAGCTCCCAGCGTGCCAACAAGGTAGCTTCACTGAACTCCTgcttttgtaaattaatttttttactattgCTGGAAGTGTCCCACCTGCTGCTCCCAATAAAGGCAGATGTGTGAccgtcaaaaaaaaaattagtagttttacttttattttattttattattttttttagttttacttttaatcaACAGAAATTTGAATGTCAGAAGGGaggaaattccatttttaataaaaaatcaaagtataaaatacctagaaataaaatgcacaagaaaggcaaaagacctaaataaccataaaaccttattaaaatgtaaataaaagataTCTAAGTGGGGTGACAACTTACTAAGAATGATAGAGAGGCGTCTTAGAGCCTAGAGCCTAGAGCTTAGTCAGTTGactatgactcttgatttccactggggtcatgatctcagggtcatgggatcaagcccaccaTTGAGCACCAGTccagctcctgctcagtggggagtctgttttctctccttttcctgctccctttgtccccgccccccctgcttgcacacacacacacactctctctctcaaataaataaatctttaaaaaaaatttaaaaactaagaatgCTAGAAAATGTCATAACAGTGCCTGCTCTTCACAAATTAATTTATATAGTCAATGAAATGTCAACCAGAATCCTAGTTTGGTATTTTTTACACTGGATGTGATGATTTTAAAGATCAATGGAGGAATAGCTGTGAATAGTCAAGTAAATTCTTACAGAAAGATGGTTGGATGATATAACAATTTGCTGtacatttaatgtaataaaaaatacagtgtatGGGGATAGGATGTATATAgaaattctctgtactttctacCCAGTTtggttgtgaacctaaaactgctctaaaagataatttatttaacgtaaataaataaataaataaataggtaaaaaaaaaacaaaaaacaaaaacaaccctatGGACTTGGCACAACAATAgacaaagaaatcaatgaaacagaacccAGAATTGGTTCAAGTAGATATGAGTCTTAATATTTGACCAAGGAAAAAGGTAGTTAATAAATTATTCTGGCAGAATTGACATCTGGGGAAAATAGGTTAGACCTATGTATCATACCATCACATCCCTACAGAAATATTCTAGGAAATCGACTTTAGGAAAGCATTTGTATAAGCTTGAAATGGAGAAGCCTTAAAACATAAGGTCCAGAAGCCATAACGAAAGCATGGGCATTTTATGcatgtaaaaattaaaactttcacaTAAGAAAAGACACCATAAGTAACATTTGGGAAAGTATTTGCAACATATGTGACAAATGAGGGGTTTATGACATGAATTCTATTGAGAACTCTTACAAATTTGGTAACAGTaggaaaatgggcagaggatgtGCACAAGAATTTTCAAAGGAGTGTATGTGCATGACcaagaaacataatttaaaaattctttaactaTTTTGGAgtgaaattaaatacatatttcacaTAGTAGATGGGCAAAAATTGAGAAAGTAGTAATATATTTATGtggttggaaaaaaatagaaaccatttgAATGTCTAATAACAGGAGAGTGATTTAATAAATATGACATAAATGTATGGAATATTATGcacttatttttctaaataatttttttatgcaTTGATGGAGTTCTAAGTAAAAAGCAAGTTGTAGAATTGTGTGTATGCGTGATACCATTTTtgcaaaacaaacccaaactaaTTGTCTTTAGCAACTTCTATATTGGTATACGTgagtataaaaaaagaatggaaagatacACAGCAAAACTTAACATTAGTTACTTCAATAAAGGAGATGGATTGGGAAAGGGGATTTATTAAACTATTCCTTGTATATGTctgtattatttaatttgatGGAATAAGTGTgtatttctttgcatttaaaaatacaattaagcaATCTGCACTTCTAGCTATGATTTGATGATAACAAAGCTACCAAGGCAGTAAGGGCTTGAAGcattaaaacagaagagaaaaggaaagcactGAGGAGTGAGCTGAAATTCTCTAGTGCATTATTCCTCAAAGCACCTGCAGACCCATAAACTCTGGTGAACCGAAAAGCTAAGCAGAATGTAGCAGCTAATAGATGGAGGTATTAAGTAGATTTTTGGCTGGTCTATCTATATAGAGACAAAAAAATTGGAGTTGTGGCTCACCACAGAGGTGAGCCTTGGGAAACAGAAGTGACCAGAAATAGACCACTGCTCACAACAGCATGAAACAGTCTCAAATAAACTCACATGCAGACAGGATTAAGATAATTCATCTCTATCATAAAAGCCTACCCAAAAGAAAAGTGATTCCTCTCTAAAAAAGCTAATATTATCCAGAGACtcaaattgtatacttaaaatgtgtACAATTCTTCATAAATAATGTTAGTATTCAGCACTACCACCCCCCCCAAATACCAGGCATTCCCAGagacaagaaaaacaagagtgaggggagagaagaagaaagggaggggagtaggggagggaagaagagggaaggaggagggagaacaaGATCTAGAAATAGACTCACAGGAGATCTAGATTTTAGAGGTACCATGTCCAGACTGTAAAAGACCCATGATTAATAGATAATAAGATAGAAGTTTTCAGCAAAAACctggaatctattttaaaaaggcagatggAAATGAATGAACTGAAAGATAGGTCAGTATAAAATACCTACACAAAAACATAGagatgaaaagaatagaaaacccagacaAGGGCATAAAAGTAATGTGGGGCATACTAATGCAGTTGAACATTCCTATAAATGGGGTTCTAAAAGAAGAGACAGACAACAggacagaaattttatttaaaaggatagTTGCTACaacatttccaaaattatttaagCACATTAAGGGATATGCTCAAGAGTTTCTAAAAGAAGCagctgagtggcttagtcagttaagcatctgactcttgatctcagctcaggtcttgatctcaggatagtgagttcaagccctgtactggctgatgctgggtgtggagcgtgcttaaaaaaaaaaaaaaaaaagaatttccacaaAATCCAAACAAGGTAAATTGAATAAAAGCCATACCTAGGCACATCATAGTGAAACTGATAAGAactaaaggcagagaaaaatttAAGAGCAACAGAGCAAGCAGATCCATTAGCTGCAAAAGAGCAGCAATAAACTGACAACTGACTCCCCAGCTGcctaatttatattaaatttaataaagcaTGGGTACATGTTATAACCTCTAAGCCAGGGATtagcaaacttttctgtaaaggccGAATAGTAACTATATCCCGGTTTACAGGTGTACAGTCTCTGTGGCCACCACTCTACCCCTCTGAGCAATTGCAGACGATACATATACAAacaggcatggctgtgttccagtaaactTTTACTTGCAAAACAGGCCACAGGCCAGAGATTGCTAACCCCTGCTCTAGGATAATCATTTAAAAAGGAGTGGAGTAGAAGAGTGTGTAACTAGCTCTACGCATTCTCCCGGGGT
Coding sequences:
- the LOC121493812 gene encoding transmembrane protein 258-like; translated protein: MELEAMSRYTSPVNPAIFPHLTVVLLAIGMFFTAWFFVYEVTSTKYTRNIYKELLISLVASLFTGFGVLFLLLWVGIYVLAPSVPTR